The proteins below are encoded in one region of Streptomyces sp. NBC_00490:
- the mltG gene encoding endolytic transglycosylase MltG, with protein MTEYGRGQEGSEPWHPQDPYYGDGGWEGQQGHAGHQAAYGGQPQHYPQQPQQQSEYGDWGTGQQGDHGQAQQQYPQQYDQQQYDPNQNYDQQQYAPQQPQQHQQQYDNNGWGTGTHTHVQYTDPSDPYGQQAAAYGTGEQPDYYGTPDAYPPPEPPSRRTEPEPQRADWDPGPDQGEHAFFAGGGDDEDDAEDTDDQGGRGDRRGRGGKKPKKRRSGCACLVVLLVFGGGIGGVGYFGYQFYKDRFSSAPDFAGDGTSATVAVTVPKGANGADIGRLLEKAGVVKSVDAFVSAFTQNDNSGSIQAGSYLLNKEMSADSAVALMLDPKSKNNLIVTEGQRNAKVYEAIDKRLDLDKGTTAKVAKQKYKEFGLPDWALGHSELKDPLEGFLYPSAYAASKGQKPETVLKEMVSRANDTYEELGLEKKAEGLGLDGPWELLTVASLAQAEGTSHDDFRKMAEVVYNRLKPGNPQTYGSLEFDSTYNYIKNQSKIDLTIAELKQYNNPYNTYYVKGLPPGPIDNPGAEALKGALNPTKQGWYYFISLDGKTSKFTKTLAEHERLRDQFNASRNKD; from the coding sequence ATGACTGAGTATGGCCGGGGCCAGGAAGGCTCCGAACCGTGGCATCCGCAGGACCCGTACTACGGGGACGGCGGATGGGAAGGGCAGCAGGGCCACGCCGGCCATCAAGCTGCCTACGGCGGCCAGCCGCAGCACTATCCGCAGCAGCCGCAGCAGCAGTCGGAGTACGGCGACTGGGGCACCGGCCAGCAGGGCGATCACGGTCAGGCGCAGCAGCAGTACCCGCAGCAGTACGACCAGCAGCAGTACGACCCGAACCAGAACTACGACCAGCAGCAGTACGCGCCCCAGCAGCCCCAACAGCACCAGCAGCAGTACGACAACAACGGCTGGGGCACCGGGACGCACACGCACGTCCAGTACACGGACCCGTCGGACCCCTACGGTCAGCAGGCCGCCGCGTACGGCACCGGGGAGCAGCCGGACTACTACGGCACGCCCGACGCCTACCCGCCGCCGGAGCCGCCGAGCCGCCGCACCGAGCCGGAACCGCAGCGGGCGGACTGGGACCCCGGCCCCGACCAGGGCGAACACGCCTTCTTCGCGGGCGGCGGTGACGACGAGGACGATGCCGAGGACACCGACGACCAGGGCGGACGCGGCGACCGCAGGGGCCGCGGCGGCAAGAAACCGAAGAAACGACGCAGCGGCTGCGCGTGCCTGGTGGTCCTGCTGGTGTTCGGCGGCGGGATCGGTGGAGTCGGATACTTCGGCTACCAGTTCTACAAGGATCGTTTCTCCTCGGCTCCGGACTTCGCGGGCGACGGGACGAGTGCGACGGTGGCCGTCACCGTCCCGAAGGGTGCCAACGGCGCGGACATCGGGCGGCTCCTTGAGAAGGCCGGCGTCGTGAAGAGCGTGGACGCTTTCGTGTCCGCGTTCACCCAGAACGACAACTCGGGAAGCATCCAGGCCGGCTCCTACCTCCTGAACAAGGAGATGTCCGCCGATAGCGCCGTAGCGCTGATGCTCGACCCCAAGAGCAAGAACAACCTGATCGTCACCGAAGGCCAGCGCAATGCGAAGGTCTACGAGGCGATCGACAAGCGCCTCGACCTCGACAAGGGCACCACGGCGAAGGTCGCGAAGCAGAAGTACAAGGAGTTCGGGCTGCCCGACTGGGCGCTGGGCCACTCCGAACTGAAGGACCCGCTCGAAGGGTTCCTCTATCCGTCCGCCTACGCGGCCAGCAAGGGGCAGAAGCCGGAGACCGTCCTCAAGGAGATGGTCTCCCGGGCGAACGACACGTACGAGGAGCTCGGCCTGGAGAAGAAGGCCGAGGGCCTGGGCCTCGACGGTCCCTGGGAGCTGCTCACCGTGGCGAGTCTCGCGCAGGCCGAGGGCACCAGCCACGACGACTTCCGCAAGATGGCCGAGGTCGTCTACAACCGGCTCAAGCCCGGGAACCCGCAGACGTACGGCTCCCTGGAGTTCGACTCCACGTACAACTACATCAAGAACCAGAGCAAGATCGACCTGACGATCGCCGAGCTGAAGCAGTACAACAACCCTTACAACACGTACTACGTCAAGGGACTGCCCCCCGGGCCCATCGACAACCCCGGTGCGGAGGCGCTCAAGGGAGCGCTCAACCCGACGAAGCAGGGCTGGTACTACTTCATCTCGCTGGACGGCAAGACCAGCAAGTTCACCAAGACGCTCGCGGAGCACGAGAGGCTGCGCGACCAGTTCAACGCGTCGAGGAACAAGGACTGA
- the ruvX gene encoding Holliday junction resolvase RuvX — protein sequence MRRGRRLAIDVGDARIGVASCDPDGILATPVETVPGRDVPAAHRRLKQIVEEYEPIEVVVGFPRSLKGGEGPAAVKVRAFAQELAKGIAPIPVRLLDERMTTVTASQGLRASGVKSKKGRSVIDQAAAVIILQQALESERVSGKAPGESVEVVI from the coding sequence ATGCGCAGAGGCCGCCGGCTCGCCATCGACGTCGGGGACGCCCGGATCGGGGTCGCCTCGTGCGACCCCGACGGGATCCTCGCCACCCCGGTGGAGACGGTCCCCGGCCGGGACGTCCCGGCCGCTCATCGACGGCTGAAGCAGATCGTCGAGGAGTACGAGCCGATCGAGGTCGTCGTCGGATTCCCTCGCTCCCTCAAGGGGGGCGAGGGCCCGGCCGCGGTGAAGGTCAGGGCCTTCGCCCAGGAGCTCGCCAAGGGCATCGCGCCGATACCGGTGAGGCTGCTGGACGAGCGGATGACCACGGTGACGGCCAGCCAGGGACTGCGCGCCTCGGGTGTGAAATCCAAGAAGGGCCGCTCCGTCATCGACCAGGCCGCCGCTGTGATCATCCTCCAGCAGGCGCTCGAATCCGAACGGGTGTCAGGTAAAGCACCCGGAGAGAGCGTCGAAGTGGTCATCTGA
- the alaS gene encoding alanine--tRNA ligase, which yields MESAEIRRRWLSFYEERGHTVVPSASLIADDPTLLLVPAGMVPFKPYFLGEVKPPWARATSVQKCVRTPDIEEVGKTTRHGTFFQMCGNFSFGDYFKEGAIKYAWELLTSPQDKGGYGLEPEKLWITVYKDDDEAERIWNEIIGVPKERIQRLGMKDNYWSMGVPGPCGPCSEINYDRGPEFGVEGGPAVNDERYVEIWNLVFMQYERGEGIGKDNFEILGELPSKNIDTGLGLERLAMILQGVQNMYEIDTSMAVIKKATELTGVAYGDAHASDVSLRVVTDHMRTSVMLIGDGVTPGNEGRGYVLRRIMRRAIRNMRLLGATGPVVLDLIDTVIAMMGQQYPELVTDRERIEKVAVAEENAFLKALKGGTNILDTAVTETKQSGGTVLSGDKAFLLHDTWGFPIDLTLEMAAEQGLSVDEDGFRRLMKEQRERAKADAQAKKTGHAGAGAYREIADKVGETEFIGYADTDGESTIVGILVDGTSSPAATEGDEVEIVLDRTPFYAEGGGQIGDTGRIKVDSGAVIEIRDCQKPVPGVYVHKGVVQFGEVTVGAKAHASIDSRRRTAIARAHSATHLTHQALRDALGPTAAQAGSENQPGRFRFDFGSPSAVPTAVMTDVEQKINEVLARDLDVHAEILSLDEAKKQGAIAEFGEKYGERVRVVTIGDFSKELCGGTHVHNTSQLGLVKLLGESSIGSGVRRIEALVGVDAYNFLAREHTVVAQLQELIKGRPEELPEKVSAMLGKLKDAEKEIEKFRAEKVLQAAGGLAESAKDVRGIALVTGQVPDGTTADDLRKLVLDVRGRIQGGRAAVVALFTTVNGKPLTVIATNEAARERGLKAGELVRAAAKTLGGGGGGKPDVAQGGGQNPAAIGEAVEAVERLVTDTAK from the coding sequence ATGGAGTCGGCCGAGATCCGCCGCCGCTGGCTGAGCTTCTACGAGGAGCGCGGTCACACCGTCGTCCCTTCGGCGTCGCTCATCGCGGACGACCCGACTCTGCTCCTGGTCCCCGCCGGCATGGTCCCCTTCAAGCCCTACTTCCTCGGTGAGGTCAAGCCGCCGTGGGCGCGCGCGACCAGCGTGCAGAAGTGCGTGCGCACGCCCGACATCGAAGAAGTCGGCAAGACCACCCGGCACGGCACGTTCTTCCAGATGTGCGGCAACTTCTCCTTCGGCGACTACTTCAAGGAAGGCGCCATCAAGTACGCCTGGGAGCTGCTCACCAGCCCCCAGGACAAGGGTGGTTACGGCCTGGAGCCGGAGAAGCTCTGGATCACCGTCTACAAGGACGACGACGAGGCCGAGCGCATCTGGAACGAGATCATCGGCGTGCCCAAGGAGCGCATCCAGCGCCTCGGCATGAAGGACAACTACTGGTCCATGGGCGTCCCCGGACCCTGTGGCCCCTGTTCCGAGATCAACTACGACCGCGGCCCCGAGTTCGGCGTCGAGGGCGGCCCCGCCGTCAACGACGAGCGGTACGTGGAGATCTGGAACCTCGTCTTCATGCAGTACGAGCGCGGCGAGGGCATCGGCAAGGACAACTTCGAGATCCTCGGCGAGCTCCCCAGCAAGAACATCGACACGGGCCTCGGCCTCGAGCGGCTCGCGATGATTCTGCAGGGCGTGCAGAACATGTACGAGATCGACACCTCCATGGCCGTCATCAAGAAGGCCACCGAGCTGACGGGTGTCGCGTACGGCGACGCCCACGCGTCGGACGTCTCCCTGCGCGTGGTCACCGACCACATGCGGACGTCCGTGATGCTCATCGGCGACGGTGTGACCCCCGGCAACGAGGGCCGCGGTTACGTCCTGCGCCGCATCATGCGCCGCGCCATCCGCAACATGCGCCTGCTCGGCGCCACCGGTCCGGTCGTGCTCGACCTGATCGACACCGTGATCGCCATGATGGGCCAGCAGTACCCCGAGCTCGTCACCGACCGCGAGCGGATCGAGAAGGTCGCCGTCGCCGAGGAGAACGCGTTCCTCAAGGCCCTCAAGGGCGGCACGAACATCCTCGACACCGCCGTCACCGAGACCAAGCAGTCCGGTGGCACGGTCCTGTCCGGCGACAAGGCGTTCCTGCTCCACGACACCTGGGGCTTCCCGATCGACCTCACCCTGGAGATGGCCGCCGAGCAGGGGCTGTCCGTGGACGAGGACGGCTTCCGGCGCCTGATGAAGGAGCAGCGGGAGCGCGCCAAGGCCGACGCGCAGGCCAAGAAGACCGGCCACGCCGGCGCCGGTGCCTACCGCGAGATCGCGGACAAGGTCGGCGAGACCGAGTTCATCGGCTACGCGGACACCGACGGCGAGTCCACGATCGTCGGCATCCTCGTCGACGGCACCTCCTCCCCGGCCGCCACCGAGGGCGACGAGGTCGAGATCGTCCTGGACCGCACCCCGTTCTACGCCGAGGGCGGCGGCCAGATCGGCGACACCGGCAGGATCAAGGTCGACTCCGGTGCCGTCATCGAGATCCGCGACTGCCAGAAGCCGGTCCCGGGCGTCTACGTCCACAAGGGCGTCGTGCAGTTCGGCGAGGTCACCGTCGGTGCCAAGGCCCACGCCTCGATCGACTCCCGCCGCCGTACGGCCATCGCCCGCGCCCACTCGGCCACCCACCTCACCCACCAGGCCCTGCGTGACGCGCTCGGCCCGACGGCCGCCCAGGCCGGTTCCGAGAACCAGCCCGGCCGCTTCCGCTTCGACTTCGGCTCCCCGTCCGCCGTTCCCACGGCCGTCATGACCGACGTCGAGCAGAAGATCAACGAGGTGCTCGCCCGCGACCTCGACGTACACGCCGAGATCCTGAGCCTCGACGAGGCCAAGAAGCAGGGCGCCATCGCCGAGTTCGGCGAGAAGTACGGCGAGCGCGTCCGCGTCGTGACCATCGGCGACTTCTCCAAGGAGCTGTGCGGCGGCACCCATGTGCACAACACCTCGCAGCTCGGCCTGGTCAAGCTGCTCGGCGAGTCGTCGATCGGCTCGGGTGTGCGCCGTATCGAGGCCCTCGTCGGCGTCGACGCCTACAACTTCCTCGCCCGTGAGCACACGGTCGTCGCCCAGCTCCAGGAGCTGATCAAGGGCCGCCCGGAGGAGCTCCCGGAGAAGGTCTCCGCCATGCTCGGCAAGCTGAAGGACGCCGAGAAGGAGATCGAGAAGTTCCGCGCCGAGAAGGTCCTGCAGGCCGCGGGCGGTCTCGCCGAGTCCGCCAAGGACGTCCGCGGCATCGCCCTCGTCACCGGCCAGGTCCCGGACGGCACCACCGCCGACGACCTGCGCAAGCTGGTCCTCGACGTACGCGGCCGCATCCAGGGCGGCCGGGCCGCGGTCGTGGCGCTGTTCACCACGGTCAACGGCAAGCCGCTCACGGTCATCGCCACCAACGAGGCCGCCCGTGAGCGTGGCCTCAAGGCCGGCGAGCTGGTCCGCGCGGCCGCCAAGACCCTCGGTGGCGGCGGTGGCGGCAAGCCGGACGTCGCCCAGGGCGGCGGCCAGAACCCGGCCGCGATCGGCGAGGCCGTCGAGGCCGTCGAGCGTCTGGTCACGGACACCGCGAAGTGA
- a CDS encoding DUF948 domain-containing protein yields the protein MSGGEVAGILVAVFWAILVSFLAVALARLAQTLRATTKLVADVTDQAVPLLADASSAVRSAQTQIDRVDAIASDVQEVTSNASALSTTVASTFGGPLVKVAAFGYGVRRAISGRKDDVPAKAPRRTVIVGRTVPASRRSKRKKD from the coding sequence GTGTCCGGTGGCGAGGTGGCCGGGATCCTGGTGGCCGTCTTCTGGGCGATCCTGGTGTCCTTCCTCGCCGTCGCGCTGGCGAGGCTGGCCCAGACGCTCAGGGCGACCACCAAGCTGGTGGCGGACGTGACCGACCAGGCCGTCCCGCTCCTGGCGGACGCCTCCTCGGCGGTGCGCTCCGCGCAGACCCAGATCGACCGGGTGGACGCGATCGCCTCGGACGTCCAGGAGGTCACCTCCAACGCCTCCGCGTTGTCCACCACCGTCGCCTCCACCTTCGGCGGCCCCCTGGTCAAGGTCGCGGCCTTCGGATACGGCGTGCGCAGAGCGATCAGCGGCCGCAAGGACGACGTGCCCGCCAAGGCACCCCGGCGTACCGTGATCGTGGGCCGCACCGTTCCGGCGTCACGACGGAGCAAGCGGAAGAAGGACTGA
- a CDS encoding ATP-binding protein, with protein MRDDRLCDGNLPLELDAFVGRSAELAALSLALESSRLVTLTGPGGIGKSRLAARAALRDGAWRVDLASVRDPEFVDFAVVEALGLTDHTTRLPREILLAHLARPGRELLLVLDGFEHLVDVCAELVTDLLHRAPGLRVLAVGRRPLSVAGERVFALEPLTEAEAVELFVDRAGRQGVSVAADPDVRELCRRLDGIPLAVELAAGRLRALSPGQLLERLDDRFRLLTGGGRDTLPRHRTLRTAIGWSHELCTPPERLLWSRLSVFAGLFDLEAVEYVCSGNGLAEQDVLDVLTELLAQSVVGREETATGVRYRMLDTVRVYGAEWLEATGDADRLRRRHRDWYLGLATWCELDWFSPRQAEVAARVDAELPNLRSALEHCLGDPEEAHLGQYLAGSLWFFWVGCGRLSEGRHWLEQAVRLESDNELPRLKALWVLGYVAILQGDTVPALAALHECREEAERSANPTAVAYAEHRTGCLALVSDDMARAETLLRSALERYQEIGELNSNVLMGQVELAMTRAFQGDLPEAVRLCQDVRRVCEDHGEGWTRSYALYVLAYAAWSEGDLAAARTLLTDCLGAAHAFHDLLGSVLTLELLALVTAAQGDTAEAAVLQGAAASMWPSVGLPLFGSAYYNAPHELCEATAREDLGDEPYAEFLRTGGRLGRDAAVARALGRSPRALPVPRGPARHAQGGVAMQEPAASPTRKGGETTG; from the coding sequence ATGCGTGACGATCGGCTCTGCGACGGCAATCTCCCCCTCGAACTGGACGCGTTCGTGGGCCGCTCGGCCGAACTCGCCGCACTCTCGCTGGCTCTGGAGAGCTCGCGCCTGGTGACCCTGACCGGCCCGGGTGGCATCGGCAAGTCCCGGCTGGCGGCACGGGCGGCGCTGCGGGACGGGGCGTGGCGGGTCGATCTGGCGTCGGTGCGCGATCCGGAGTTCGTCGACTTCGCGGTCGTGGAAGCGCTGGGGCTGACCGACCACACCACCCGGCTGCCGCGCGAGATCCTGCTCGCGCACCTGGCGCGGCCGGGGCGTGAACTCCTGCTGGTTCTCGACGGGTTCGAGCACTTGGTGGACGTCTGCGCCGAGCTGGTGACCGATCTGCTGCACCGGGCGCCGGGGCTGAGGGTGCTCGCCGTGGGCCGCCGGCCGCTGTCGGTGGCGGGCGAGCGGGTGTTCGCGCTGGAGCCGCTCACCGAGGCCGAGGCCGTGGAGCTCTTCGTGGACCGGGCGGGCCGGCAGGGCGTGTCCGTCGCCGCCGATCCCGACGTACGGGAACTGTGCCGGCGCCTCGACGGCATCCCGCTCGCCGTGGAACTGGCCGCCGGGCGGCTGCGGGCGCTGTCCCCCGGTCAGCTGCTGGAGCGGCTCGACGACCGGTTCCGGCTGCTGACCGGCGGGGGGCGGGACACGCTGCCCCGGCATCGGACGCTGCGTACGGCGATCGGCTGGAGCCATGAGCTGTGCACGCCTCCGGAGCGGCTGCTGTGGTCCCGCCTGTCGGTGTTCGCGGGGCTGTTCGACCTGGAGGCCGTGGAGTACGTGTGCAGCGGCAACGGGCTGGCAGAGCAGGACGTTCTCGACGTGCTGACGGAGCTGCTCGCGCAGTCCGTGGTCGGTCGCGAGGAGACCGCGACGGGCGTGCGCTACCGGATGCTGGACACGGTCCGGGTGTACGGCGCCGAGTGGCTGGAGGCGACCGGGGACGCGGACCGGCTGCGGCGACGGCACCGCGACTGGTATCTGGGCCTGGCGACCTGGTGCGAGCTGGACTGGTTCTCCCCGCGGCAGGCCGAGGTGGCCGCCCGTGTCGACGCGGAGCTGCCGAATCTGCGCAGCGCCCTGGAGCACTGCCTCGGCGACCCGGAGGAGGCGCATCTGGGCCAGTACCTGGCGGGCTCGCTCTGGTTCTTCTGGGTCGGCTGCGGACGGCTGTCGGAGGGCCGGCACTGGCTGGAGCAGGCCGTGCGGCTGGAGTCCGACAACGAACTGCCTCGGCTCAAGGCCCTGTGGGTGCTCGGCTACGTCGCGATCCTCCAGGGCGACACGGTGCCGGCGCTGGCCGCGCTCCATGAGTGCCGGGAGGAGGCGGAGCGGTCCGCGAACCCGACGGCGGTGGCGTACGCCGAGCACCGCACCGGCTGCCTGGCCCTGGTCAGCGACGACATGGCCCGCGCGGAGACGCTGCTGCGCTCGGCGCTGGAGCGTTACCAGGAGATCGGCGAGCTCAACAGCAACGTCCTGATGGGCCAGGTCGAGCTGGCGATGACGCGCGCGTTCCAGGGCGACCTGCCGGAGGCGGTACGGCTGTGCCAGGACGTCCGCCGGGTCTGCGAGGACCACGGCGAGGGCTGGACCAGGTCGTACGCGCTGTATGTGCTGGCGTACGCGGCCTGGAGCGAGGGCGATCTGGCGGCGGCCCGCACGCTGCTGACCGACTGCCTGGGCGCCGCCCACGCCTTCCACGATCTGCTCGGCTCGGTGCTGACGCTCGAACTGCTGGCGCTGGTCACGGCGGCCCAGGGTGATACAGCGGAGGCCGCGGTGCTGCAGGGCGCCGCCGCCTCGATGTGGCCCTCGGTGGGTCTGCCGCTGTTCGGCTCCGCCTACTACAACGCGCCGCACGAGCTGTGCGAGGCGACGGCCCGCGAGGACCTGGGCGACGAGCCGTACGCGGAGTTCCTGCGGACCGGGGGCCGGCTCGGCCGGGACGCGGCCGTGGCCCGGGCGCTGGGGCGCAGTCCGCGGGCGTTGCCCGTACCGCGCGGACCGGCACGGCACGCTCAGGGCGGCGTCGCCATGCAGGAACCCGCCGCCTCGCCCACCCGCAAGGGTGGGGAGACGACGGGCTGA
- the rpsD gene encoding 30S ribosomal protein S4 has protein sequence MANQSRPKVKKSRALGIALTPKAVKYFEARPYPPGEHGRGRKQNSDYKVRLLEKQRLRAQYDVSERQLVRAYERASKVQGKTGEALIIELERRLDALVLRSGIARTIYQARQMVVHGHIEVNGGKVDKPSFRVRPDDVVMVRERSRSKTLFEVARAGGFAPDGETPRYLQVNLGALAFRLDREPNRKEIPVICDEQLVVEYYAR, from the coding sequence GTGGCGAACCAGTCCCGCCCCAAGGTCAAGAAGTCGCGTGCCCTCGGCATCGCGCTGACCCCGAAGGCCGTCAAGTACTTCGAGGCGCGCCCCTACCCCCCGGGTGAGCACGGCCGTGGCCGCAAGCAGAACTCGGACTACAAGGTCCGTCTGCTCGAGAAGCAGCGTCTGCGTGCGCAGTACGACGTGTCCGAGCGTCAGCTCGTCCGCGCCTACGAGCGTGCCTCCAAGGTGCAGGGCAAGACCGGCGAGGCCCTGATCATCGAGCTCGAGCGCCGTCTCGACGCGCTGGTCCTGCGTTCGGGCATCGCCCGCACGATCTACCAGGCCCGCCAGATGGTCGTCCACGGTCACATCGAGGTCAACGGCGGCAAGGTCGACAAGCCGTCGTTCCGCGTCCGTCCCGACGACGTCGTGATGGTCCGCGAGCGCAGCCGCAGCAAGACGCTGTTCGAGGTCGCCCGCGCCGGTGGGTTCGCCCCCGACGGTGAGACCCCGCGCTACCTCCAGGTGAACCTCGGCGCCCTGGCGTTCCGCCTGGACCGCGAGCCGAACCGCAAGGAGATCCCGGTGATCTGCGACGAGCAGCTCGTCGTCGAGTACTACGCCCGCTGA
- a CDS encoding replication-associated recombination protein A, with protein sequence MEPDLFTAAAEERQEKDPAGSPLAVRMRPRTLDEVVGQQHLLKPGSPLRRLVGEATGGPAGPSSVILWGPPGTGKTTLAYVVSKATNKRFVELSAITAGVKEVRAVIEGARRATGGYGKETVLFLDEIHRFSKAQQDSLLPAVENRWVTLIAATTENPYFSVISPLLSRSLLLTLEPLTDDDLRGLLRRALGDDRGLKDAVALPEDTEDHLLRIAGGDARRALTALEAAAGAALDKGEAEVSLTTLEETVDRAAVKYDRDGDQHYDVASALIKSIRGSDVDAALHYLARMIEAGEDPRFIARRLMISASEDIGLADPQALPIAVAAAQAVAMIGFPEAALTLSHATIALALAPKSNAATMAIGAAMEDVRKGLAGSVPPHLRDGHYKGAAKLGHAQGYVYPHDLPEGIAEQQYAPDALKDREYYTPTRHGAEARYADAVEWTRAHLGRKRS encoded by the coding sequence GTGGAGCCCGACCTGTTCACCGCAGCCGCCGAAGAGCGCCAGGAGAAGGACCCCGCCGGGAGCCCCCTGGCGGTGCGGATGCGCCCGCGCACCCTCGACGAGGTGGTGGGCCAGCAGCATCTGCTGAAGCCCGGCTCGCCCCTGCGCCGCCTGGTCGGCGAGGCCACGGGCGGCCCGGCGGGCCCGTCCTCGGTGATCCTGTGGGGTCCGCCCGGCACCGGCAAGACGACCCTGGCCTACGTCGTCTCCAAGGCCACCAACAAGCGCTTCGTCGAACTGTCGGCGATCACCGCGGGCGTCAAGGAGGTCCGCGCGGTCATCGAGGGAGCCCGCCGTGCCACCGGCGGGTACGGCAAGGAGACCGTCCTCTTCCTCGACGAGATCCACCGTTTCAGCAAGGCACAGCAGGATTCCCTCCTCCCGGCCGTCGAGAACCGCTGGGTCACCCTGATCGCGGCGACCACCGAGAACCCGTACTTCTCGGTGATCTCCCCGCTGCTGTCCCGCTCGCTCCTGCTGACCCTCGAACCCCTCACGGACGACGATCTGCGCGGGCTTCTGCGCAGGGCGCTCGGCGACGACCGCGGCCTCAAGGACGCCGTCGCCCTCCCCGAGGACACCGAGGACCACCTCCTGCGGATCGCCGGCGGCGACGCCCGCCGGGCCCTGACCGCCCTGGAGGCCGCCGCCGGGGCCGCGCTCGACAAGGGCGAGGCGGAGGTCTCCCTCACCACGCTCGAGGAGACGGTCGACCGCGCGGCCGTGAAGTACGACCGCGACGGCGACCAGCACTACGACGTGGCCAGCGCCCTCATCAAGTCCATCAGGGGCTCCGACGTGGACGCGGCGCTGCACTATCTGGCCCGCATGATCGAGGCCGGCGAGGACCCCCGCTTCATCGCCCGCCGCCTGATGATCTCCGCGAGCGAGGACATCGGCCTGGCCGATCCCCAAGCCCTGCCGATCGCGGTCGCCGCCGCCCAAGCCGTCGCCATGATCGGCTTCCCCGAGGCCGCGCTGACCCTCAGCCACGCCACCATCGCCCTCGCGCTGGCCCCCAAGTCCAACGCCGCGACCATGGCGATCGGCGCCGCCATGGAGGACGTACGCAAGGGACTGGCCGGATCCGTGCCGCCCCACCTGCGTGACGGGCACTACAAGGGCGCCGCCAAGCTCGGCCACGCGCAGGGGTATGTGTATCCGCACGACCTGCCCGAGGGCATCGCCGAGCAGCAGTACGCCCCGGACGCCCTCAAGGACCGCGAGTACTACACGCCGACCCGGCACGGCGCCGAGGCGCGGTACGCGGACGCGGTCGAGTGGACCAGAGCGCACCTCGGTCGCAAGCGGTCCTGA
- a CDS encoding vitamin K epoxide reductase family protein, which translates to MSKTTVKDVSTEPERTAAEPRLVGGSRAFAIMLLLTGAAGLLAAWVITIDKFKLLEAKVAGTTFTPGCSLNPVVSCGSVMESKQAAAFGFPNPVLGLVTYGIVIGVGMSLLARARFPRWYWLTFNAGTLFGVSFCAWLMFQSLYRINALCLWCSLAWVATIIMFWYVTSFNVRNGFLPAPRWLKSFFGEFTWVLPVLHIGIIGMLILTRWWDFWTS; encoded by the coding sequence ATGAGCAAGACCACAGTCAAAGACGTCTCCACCGAGCCCGAGCGGACCGCCGCCGAGCCACGGCTGGTGGGTGGCAGTCGTGCCTTCGCCATCATGCTGCTGCTCACCGGCGCGGCCGGCCTGCTCGCCGCGTGGGTCATCACGATCGACAAGTTCAAGCTGCTCGAGGCCAAGGTCGCGGGCACGACCTTCACCCCGGGCTGCAGTCTGAACCCCGTCGTCTCCTGCGGCAGCGTGATGGAGTCGAAGCAGGCCGCCGCCTTCGGGTTCCCCAACCCGGTGCTCGGCCTCGTCACCTACGGCATCGTCATCGGCGTCGGCATGAGCCTGCTGGCCCGCGCCCGCTTCCCGCGCTGGTACTGGCTGACCTTCAACGCCGGCACCCTCTTCGGCGTCTCCTTCTGCGCCTGGCTGATGTTCCAGTCGCTGTACCGGATCAACGCGCTGTGCCTGTGGTGCTCCCTGGCCTGGGTCGCGACGATCATCATGTTCTGGTACGTGACCTCGTTCAACGTGCGCAACGGCTTCCTGCCCGCCCCGCGCTGGCTGAAGAGCTTCTTCGGCGAGTTCACCTGGGTGCTGCCGGTCCTGCACATCGGGATCATCGGCATGCTGATCCTGACGCGCTGGTGGGACTTCTGGACCAGCTGA